Proteins from one Cryptomeria japonica chromosome 4, Sugi_1.0, whole genome shotgun sequence genomic window:
- the LOC131029464 gene encoding hydrophobic protein LTI6B yields MREGTANCVDIILAIILPPLGVFLKFGCHVEFWICLLLTILGYLPGIIYAIYAITK; encoded by the exons ATGAGGGAAGGCACTGCGAATTGCGTTGACATCATTTTGGCCATCATCTTGCCTCCCTTGGGAGTcttcctgaaatttggctgtcat GTGGAGTTCTGGATATGCTTGCTGCTCACAATTCTTGGCTACTTGCCAGGAATTATTTATGCAATCTATGCCATCACTAAGTGA